The Cellulomonas sp. S1-8 genome has a window encoding:
- a CDS encoding putative bifunctional diguanylate cyclase/phosphodiesterase — protein MALVGIALVLVTSSQMQGQAVRDGTGSAARIAEYAAGVVPSTAFVTGVLSSDERAAVTAATEGFDDDLVELRLWSLDGRLMYSSAAATTGLPHTDRLAQVMQEGQPDAVVQPDVRAGGDAAAERTVLDVYVPVLLADTATPDAQGDVAPGAVIGAAEVMLDHTTAHQTLRATTRTVTLVVVGSLVLLWLLLFQIVHATSRRLRATALDNARLALLDSLTGLPNRRLLADQMQRAIERVADDDTRVGLILLDIDRFKDINDTLGHDHGDELLQQVAERLRHALRDDDVVARLGGDEFAILLPDVRTVANAERLARRVRGLFARPFELSDIGLHVETSIGVACLPDHASDASALMRTADIAMYAAKHHRAGVSVYSPDADDSSPARLVLLGELHRALEARSDPDSVPQLEMHYQPKIDLSSQRVVGLEALIRWRHPTRGLLAPGTFVPLAEQSGLIHRVTAFALEESVRQLARWRAQGAAVPVAVNLSAHDVASPAVVDMIEQLLAEHGVEASLLEVEITETALVADRSRVVPVLERLGALGIRVAIDDFGTGTTSISQLRDLPVAELKIDRVFVADLGEGGRAGSELVVQAMVDLAHSFGLGVVAEGVEDEETALTLARLGVDRAQGFLWARPAPADALHPPGSQSLHPIG, from the coding sequence ATGGCACTGGTCGGTATCGCCCTGGTCCTGGTCACGTCCTCGCAGATGCAGGGCCAGGCCGTGCGCGACGGCACGGGCTCGGCCGCACGGATCGCGGAGTACGCGGCCGGGGTGGTCCCCTCGACCGCCTTCGTCACCGGGGTCCTGTCGAGCGACGAGCGCGCCGCGGTGACGGCGGCCACGGAGGGCTTCGACGACGACCTCGTCGAGCTGCGGCTCTGGAGCCTCGACGGACGCCTCATGTACTCCTCGGCGGCGGCCACGACCGGCCTGCCGCACACCGACCGGCTCGCCCAGGTCATGCAGGAGGGACAGCCCGACGCCGTCGTCCAGCCGGACGTGCGCGCGGGGGGCGACGCCGCCGCCGAGCGCACCGTCCTCGACGTGTACGTCCCGGTGCTGCTCGCGGACACCGCGACGCCCGACGCGCAGGGGGACGTCGCACCCGGTGCGGTGATCGGCGCGGCCGAGGTCATGCTCGACCACACCACGGCGCACCAGACGCTCCGCGCGACGACCCGCACGGTCACGCTCGTCGTCGTCGGCAGCCTCGTGCTGCTGTGGCTGCTGCTCTTCCAGATCGTGCACGCGACGTCACGCCGGCTGCGCGCCACGGCGCTCGACAACGCGCGCCTCGCGTTGCTCGACTCGCTGACCGGGCTGCCCAACCGGCGCCTGCTGGCCGACCAGATGCAGCGCGCCATCGAGCGGGTCGCGGACGACGACACGCGCGTCGGGCTGATCCTGCTGGACATCGACCGGTTCAAGGACATCAACGACACGCTCGGCCACGATCACGGCGACGAGCTGCTGCAGCAGGTCGCCGAGCGCCTGCGCCACGCGCTGCGCGACGACGACGTGGTCGCACGGCTCGGCGGCGACGAGTTCGCGATCCTGCTGCCCGACGTCCGCACGGTCGCGAACGCCGAGCGGCTGGCGCGCCGCGTGCGCGGCCTGTTCGCCCGCCCTTTCGAGCTGAGCGACATCGGGCTGCACGTCGAGACGTCGATCGGCGTCGCCTGCCTGCCGGACCACGCGAGCGACGCGTCCGCGCTGATGCGCACCGCCGACATCGCGATGTACGCCGCGAAGCACCACCGCGCGGGTGTCAGCGTGTACTCCCCCGACGCGGACGACTCCTCGCCGGCCCGCCTCGTGCTGCTGGGCGAGCTGCACCGGGCGCTCGAGGCGCGCAGCGACCCGGACTCGGTGCCGCAGCTCGAGATGCACTACCAGCCGAAGATCGACCTGTCGTCGCAGCGCGTCGTCGGGCTCGAGGCCCTGATCCGGTGGCGGCACCCGACGCGCGGGCTCCTGGCACCGGGCACGTTCGTGCCGCTCGCCGAGCAGTCGGGCCTGATCCACCGCGTCACGGCGTTCGCGCTCGAGGAGTCGGTGCGCCAGCTCGCGCGGTGGCGCGCGCAGGGTGCGGCCGTGCCGGTGGCGGTGAACCTGTCGGCGCACGACGTCGCGAGCCCCGCCGTCGTCGACATGATCGAGCAGCTGCTCGCCGAGCACGGCGTCGAGGCGTCCCTCCTCGAGGTCGAGATCACGGAGACCGCGCTGGTCGCGGACCGTTCCCGCGTCGTCCCGGTGCTCGAGCGCCTCGGTGCGCTGGGCATCCGCGTGGCGATCGACGACTTCGGCACCGGGACCACGTCGATCTCGCAGCTGCGCGACCTGCCGGTGGCGGAGCTGAAGATCGACCGGGTGTTCGTCGCTGACCTGGGCGAGGGCGGGCGCGCCGGGTCGGAGCTCGTCGTGCAGGCGATGGTGGACCTGGCGCACTCGTTCGGGCTGGGGGTGGTCGCCGAGGGCGTCGAGGACGAGGAGACCGCGCTGACGCTCGCG